The following is a genomic window from Amycolatopsis australiensis.
GCCTCGGCCTGCGCCGATAGCTGCACCCGAGGGGGAGTGACCGCCGGTCGCTCCCCCTCGCTGCAAAAACCGAACACACGCGGCGCGAGCGCGCACGAGGGTCTCCGTCGGTCCTCGGTAGTGGTTCCCGGGCAGCGGCCCGGGGGCTTCGATCGAAGACCGGCCTCATTCCTCGAGCGTCCTCAGGCGAAACGGGTCCCAGGATGGGAGACTCGCGTCGTACGAAGGAACTAAAGAGGAGAAACACCCTATGACCGACTCCACCGGAGTCACCGTGCACGAGACTGAAGCCGTCATCGACAACGGCAAGTTCGGCACCCGCACCGTCCGCTTCGAGACGGGCCGCCTGGCCAAGCAGGCCGCCGGCGCCGTGGTCGCGTACCTCGACGAAGAGACCATGCTGCTCTCGGCGACGACCGCGTCGAAGCACCCGAAGGAGCACTTCGACTTCTTCCCGCTGACCGTGGACGTCGAGGAGCGCATGTACGCCGCGGGCCGCATCCCCGGCGCGTTCTTCCGCCGCGAGGGCCGCCCGTCGACCGACGCGATCCTCACCGCCCGCCTGATCGACCGCCCGCTGCGCCCGTCGTTCACCGACGGCCTCCGCAACGAGATCCAGGTCGTCATCACCGTCCAGAGCCTCAACCCGGACGACCCGTACGACGTGCTGGCGATCAACGCCGCGTCGGCCTCCACCCAGATCGCCGGCCTGCCGTTCTCCGGCCCGGTCGGCGGCGTGCGCGTCGCGCTGATCGAGGACCAGTGGGTCGCGTTCCCGACCTGGTCGCAGCTGGAGAAGGCGACGTTCAACATGGTCGTCGCGGGCCGCATCGTCGGGGACGACGTCGCGATCATGATGGTCGAGGCTGAGGGCACCGAGCACACGCTCGACCTCATCGCCTCCGGCGCGAAGGCGCCGGACGAGGCCGCCGTCGCCGAGGGCATCGAGGCCGCGAAGCCGTTCATCAAGGTCCTCTGCGAGGCCCAGCAGAAGCTGGCCGACGTCGCCGCCAAGCCGACCGGCGAGTTCCCGCTGTTCCCGGCCTACGAGCAGGACGTCTACGACGCCGTTGCGGCGATCGCGACCGACGACCTGGCCCGTGCCCTGCAGATCCCGGGCAAGCAGGACCGCGACGCCGCGACCGACGAGGTCAAGGCCGCCGTCATCGAGAAGATCGGCCTGGGCGAGGGCGAGGCCTTCGAGGGCCGCGACAAGGAGATCGGCGGGGCGTTCAAGGCCCTGACGAAGAAGATCATGCGCCAGCGGGTCCTCACCGAGAAGATCCGCATGGACGGCCGTGGCCTCACCGACATCCGGTCCCTCGCGGCCGAGGTCGCCGTGATCCCGCGGGCGCACGGCTCGGCGCTGTTCGAGCGCGGCGAGACCCAGATCCTGGGCGTCACCACGCTGAACATGCTGCGCATGGAGCAGCAGATCGACTCGCTGTCGCCGGAGACGACGAAGCGCTATCTGCACCACTACAACTTCCCGCCGTTCTCCACCGGCGAGACCGGCCGCGTCGGCTCGCCGAAGCGGCGCGAGATCGGCCACGGCATGCTCGCCGAGCGCGCGCTGGTGCCGGTGCTGCCGAAGCGGGACGAGTTCCCGTACGCGATCCGCCAGGTCTCCGAGGCGCTGGGCTCCAACGGCTCGACGTCGATGGGCTCGGTCTGCGCGTCCACGATGAGCCTGTACAACGCCGGCGTGCCGCTGAAGGCGCCGGTCGCGGGCATCGCGATGGGCCTGGTCTCGGACGAGGTCGACGGCGAGACCCGCTACGTCGCGCTGACCGACATCCTCGGCGCCGAGGACGCCCTCGGTGACATGGACTTCAAGGTCGCCGGCACCAAGGACATCATCACCGCGCTGCAGCTGGACACGAAGCTCGACGGCATCCCGTCCGAGGTGCTCGGCGCCGCGCTGAAGCAGGCGAAGGACGCTCGTCTCACCATCCTGGAGGTCATCGCCGAGGCGATCGACGGCCCGGACGAGATGAGCCCGTTCGCCCCGCGCGTCACCAGCGTGAAGATCCCGGTCGACAAGATCGGCGAGGTCATCGGCCCGAAGGGCAAGATGATCAACTCGATCACCGAGGAGACCGGCGCCGACATCTCCATCGAGGACGACGGCACGATCTACGTGGGCGCGGCCGACGGCCCGTCGGCGGAGGCGGCGATCGACAAGATCAACGCCATCGCCAACCCGCAGCTGCCCAAGGTCGGCGAGCGCTTCCTCGGCACCGTGGTGAAGACGGCCGCGTTCGGCGCGTTCGTCTCGCTGCTGCCGGGCAAGGACGGCCTGGTGCACATCTCGAAGCTGGGCAACGGCAAGCGGATCGCCAAGGTCGAGGACGTGGTCAACGTGGGCGACAAGCTCCGCGTCGAGATCGCCGACATCGACAACCGCGGCAAGATCAGCCTGATCGTGGTCAAGGACGAGGACGCGGCGAAGCCCGCCGAGGGTGACGACAAGAAGGCCGACGCCGAGAAGGCCGACGCCGAGAAGGCCGACGCCAAGTAGGACCCGTTCACGCGAAGGCCTCCTGATCCGCTCGGTGCGGGTCGTGGGTGAGAAACAGGGTTGGAACACC
Proteins encoded in this region:
- a CDS encoding polyribonucleotide nucleotidyltransferase; the encoded protein is MTDSTGVTVHETEAVIDNGKFGTRTVRFETGRLAKQAAGAVVAYLDEETMLLSATTASKHPKEHFDFFPLTVDVEERMYAAGRIPGAFFRREGRPSTDAILTARLIDRPLRPSFTDGLRNEIQVVITVQSLNPDDPYDVLAINAASASTQIAGLPFSGPVGGVRVALIEDQWVAFPTWSQLEKATFNMVVAGRIVGDDVAIMMVEAEGTEHTLDLIASGAKAPDEAAVAEGIEAAKPFIKVLCEAQQKLADVAAKPTGEFPLFPAYEQDVYDAVAAIATDDLARALQIPGKQDRDAATDEVKAAVIEKIGLGEGEAFEGRDKEIGGAFKALTKKIMRQRVLTEKIRMDGRGLTDIRSLAAEVAVIPRAHGSALFERGETQILGVTTLNMLRMEQQIDSLSPETTKRYLHHYNFPPFSTGETGRVGSPKRREIGHGMLAERALVPVLPKRDEFPYAIRQVSEALGSNGSTSMGSVCASTMSLYNAGVPLKAPVAGIAMGLVSDEVDGETRYVALTDILGAEDALGDMDFKVAGTKDIITALQLDTKLDGIPSEVLGAALKQAKDARLTILEVIAEAIDGPDEMSPFAPRVTSVKIPVDKIGEVIGPKGKMINSITEETGADISIEDDGTIYVGAADGPSAEAAIDKINAIANPQLPKVGERFLGTVVKTAAFGAFVSLLPGKDGLVHISKLGNGKRIAKVEDVVNVGDKLRVEIADIDNRGKISLIVVKDEDAAKPAEGDDKKADAEKADAEKADAK